From Streptomyces sp. NBC_00370, a single genomic window includes:
- the lanKC gene encoding class III lanthionine synthetase LanKC, protein MDAFRHVMFLPPGTPFFDRDDSDVATDEGFAALPAEAPEGWVRNTGPDWTMLTPPEARMPQQGWKIHVSATPDNAESVLVRSYDWLVARRIPFKFIRSKKVLLRRNGKYGDRGASGKFITVYPADEAALAAVLEGLGGVLDGEPGPYILSDLRWRSGPLYVRYGGFVARTMKTERGETVPCVEAPDGRLVPDRRGPSFKPPEWVSIPDCLAEAVEARNAGTLRDFPYRAEQALHFSNGGGVYRGTDLRDGKPVLLREARPLSGLDTNGEDAVSRLVREHECLLKLAGLPWIPALVEARVGHEHHFLIREYVAGETLAVRTTKDNPPSPGGDPRRTAEYTEWALGVLDQIEQGLAAMHGRGVAFGDLHPGNVMVREDGSVVFIDLETASTDPAARQVHAAPGFAAPATHRGKDVDRYALGCLRIALFAPLTSLLPWDQGKVDRIIEHIESRYPVPADYAAKVRADLAPVAAPAEPAGPVDAARNELSAEEAAALGEPPRPATEPAPRPFSGWRDPAAVADGILVTATPKREDRLFPGDATQFLLPEGGVCLAYGAAGVLWALAEAGVEVSAAHIDWLEAAAGRLTDPAPGLYTGIAGIATTLHRLGRGEAAAALLKEAAKAEPGNDSLFDGRAGLGLAQLHFARTTGDDDALKHATALAEQIVERTAAQPPRRGEAGLLRGRAGGALLLLRLHEQSPDTGLLDAARLLLDTDLRALGWAAAPEAATLTGGVAPDEDWAEGAYGARPLLASGGGGTAMVLADYLAHRAEPRFALAHDTVLRTARDSVPHTAGLFHGWAGVMVVLSRLGRTGGAAGDTPAVDPAAALDLYGVGYQGKPAFLGVENVRLSTDLATGAAGVLLALRATAGAPTALPFL, encoded by the coding sequence ATGGACGCATTTCGGCATGTGATGTTCCTTCCCCCGGGCACGCCCTTCTTCGACCGGGACGACTCCGACGTCGCCACGGACGAGGGCTTCGCCGCCCTGCCGGCCGAGGCGCCGGAGGGCTGGGTGCGCAACACCGGGCCCGACTGGACGATGCTGACGCCGCCCGAGGCGCGGATGCCCCAGCAGGGCTGGAAGATCCATGTGTCCGCGACACCGGACAACGCGGAGAGCGTCCTCGTCAGGTCGTACGACTGGCTGGTGGCGCGCCGGATACCGTTCAAGTTCATCCGCAGCAAGAAGGTGCTGCTGCGACGCAACGGCAAGTACGGGGACCGGGGCGCGAGCGGGAAGTTCATCACGGTCTACCCGGCGGACGAGGCCGCGCTCGCCGCCGTGCTCGAAGGGCTCGGCGGCGTCCTCGACGGGGAGCCGGGACCGTACATCCTGAGCGACCTCCGGTGGCGTTCAGGCCCGCTGTACGTGCGCTACGGCGGTTTCGTCGCCCGGACGATGAAGACGGAGCGCGGCGAGACCGTCCCCTGCGTCGAGGCTCCCGACGGCCGGCTCGTGCCGGACCGGCGCGGGCCCTCCTTCAAGCCGCCGGAGTGGGTGAGCATCCCGGACTGTCTGGCCGAGGCGGTCGAGGCGCGCAACGCGGGCACCCTGCGCGACTTCCCGTACCGCGCCGAGCAGGCACTGCACTTCTCCAACGGCGGCGGGGTCTACCGGGGCACCGACCTGCGCGACGGCAAGCCGGTGCTGCTGCGCGAGGCGCGCCCGCTCTCCGGACTGGACACGAACGGCGAGGACGCCGTCTCCCGGCTGGTCAGGGAGCACGAGTGCCTGCTGAAGCTCGCCGGACTGCCGTGGATCCCGGCGCTCGTCGAGGCCCGGGTCGGCCACGAACACCACTTCCTCATCAGGGAGTACGTGGCGGGCGAGACTCTCGCCGTACGCACCACCAAGGACAACCCGCCCTCACCGGGGGGCGATCCGCGCAGGACCGCCGAATACACCGAGTGGGCCCTCGGCGTGCTCGACCAGATCGAGCAGGGACTCGCGGCCATGCACGGGCGCGGCGTCGCCTTCGGTGACCTGCACCCGGGCAACGTCATGGTCAGGGAGGACGGCTCCGTCGTCTTCATCGACCTGGAGACCGCTTCGACCGACCCCGCGGCCCGGCAGGTCCACGCCGCTCCCGGGTTCGCGGCGCCGGCCACCCACCGGGGCAAGGACGTGGACAGGTACGCGCTCGGCTGTCTGCGGATCGCCCTGTTCGCCCCGCTCACCAGCCTGCTGCCGTGGGACCAGGGCAAGGTGGACCGGATCATCGAGCACATCGAGTCCCGCTACCCCGTGCCCGCCGACTACGCGGCCAAGGTCCGGGCCGACCTCGCGCCCGTCGCCGCACCCGCGGAGCCCGCCGGGCCCGTGGACGCCGCGCGCAACGAGCTGAGCGCCGAGGAGGCGGCGGCGCTCGGCGAGCCGCCGCGGCCGGCCACCGAGCCGGCGCCCCGGCCCTTCTCCGGCTGGCGGGACCCGGCCGCCGTCGCCGACGGCATCCTCGTCACGGCCACGCCGAAGCGCGAGGACCGGCTCTTCCCCGGCGACGCGACGCAGTTCCTGCTGCCGGAAGGCGGCGTCTGCCTCGCCTACGGGGCGGCGGGCGTGCTGTGGGCGCTCGCCGAGGCGGGCGTCGAGGTGTCCGCCGCGCACATCGACTGGCTGGAGGCCGCAGCGGGCCGGCTCACCGACCCGGCGCCCGGCCTGTACACCGGCATCGCGGGCATCGCGACCACACTCCACCGCCTCGGCCGCGGCGAAGCGGCTGCGGCGCTGCTCAAGGAAGCGGCCAAGGCCGAGCCCGGTAACGACAGCCTCTTCGACGGCAGGGCCGGACTCGGCCTCGCCCAGCTGCACTTCGCCCGTACGACGGGTGACGACGACGCCCTGAAGCACGCGACGGCCCTGGCCGAACAGATCGTCGAGCGGACCGCGGCCCAGCCGCCCCGCCGGGGCGAGGCAGGGCTGTTGCGCGGCAGGGCGGGCGGCGCGCTGCTGCTGCTGCGGCTCCACGAACAGAGCCCGGACACCGGCCTCCTCGACGCGGCGCGGCTGCTGCTCGACACGGACCTGCGGGCCCTCGGCTGGGCGGCGGCGCCGGAGGCGGCCACGCTCACCGGCGGTGTCGCTCCGGACGAGGACTGGGCCGAAGGCGCCTACGGCGCGCGGCCGTTGCTCGCATCCGGCGGTGGCGGTACGGCCATGGTGCTGGCCGACTACCTGGCGCATCGCGCCGAGCCGCGCTTCGCCCTGGCCCACGACACCGTCCTGCGCACGGCCCGCGACAGCGTGCCGCACACCGCCGGTCTCTTCCACGGCTGGGCGGGCGTGATGGTGGTGCTCAGCAGGCTCGGCCGTACCGGCGGCGCGGCGGGGGACACCCCCGCGGTCGACCCGGCGGCGGCCCTCGACCTGTACGGGGTCGGCTACCAGGGCAAGCCCGCGTTCCTCGGCGTCGAGAACGTACGGCTGTCGACGGACCTGGCGACGGGCGCCGCCGGTGTGCTGCTCGCGCTGCGCGCGACGGCCGGCGCTCCGACCGCCCTGCCGTTCCTGTGA
- a CDS encoding glycosyltransferase family 2 protein — MSRPGVRVSVICPTYNRSRKITDTIDSVRAQSVADWELLVVSDGCDDDTEDWVRGSAARDGRVRLHRIERSGHPSGPRNAGLALARGEFIAYLDHDDRWRPDHLRVLLGLLEAGAELAATGVAYHDATGGEVAPFPALSAWWHPQLQLMGPMFEPSRVGHRRGLAEAAGGWRTGAGLEDWDLWLRMADAGHAFRTVVEPTVDLLVDGGTRRNRMARPHRLPLVVLDDAKAAHTLLGDLRAGRHDEPFRAACLADMREWYGQMADTGELVRPQDWDGDLHAEIERVVLGEEKLFGELVLVPERGRFAIARNLLCARTEHARRAARLLPGIQPREMRLLRELADGVQAGAGARPCAGAEAGEGVPAGAGTPLR; from the coding sequence GTGAGCCGGCCCGGCGTGCGGGTGTCCGTGATCTGCCCGACCTACAACAGGTCGCGGAAGATCACGGACACCATCGACTCCGTACGCGCGCAGTCGGTGGCCGACTGGGAGCTGCTGGTCGTCTCGGACGGCTGCGACGACGACACCGAGGACTGGGTACGCGGGTCGGCGGCGCGCGACGGCCGCGTCCGGCTGCACAGGATCGAGCGCAGCGGCCATCCCAGCGGGCCGCGCAACGCCGGACTGGCCCTCGCACGGGGTGAGTTCATCGCCTATCTGGACCATGACGACCGCTGGCGCCCCGACCATCTGCGGGTGCTGCTCGGCCTGCTGGAGGCGGGCGCCGAGCTGGCGGCGACGGGTGTCGCGTACCACGACGCGACGGGCGGCGAAGTCGCCCCGTTCCCGGCGCTGTCCGCCTGGTGGCACCCGCAACTCCAGCTGATGGGACCGATGTTCGAGCCCTCCCGGGTCGGTCACCGGCGCGGTCTCGCCGAGGCGGCCGGCGGCTGGCGGACCGGGGCGGGGCTTGAGGACTGGGACCTGTGGCTGCGGATGGCCGACGCGGGACACGCGTTCCGTACCGTCGTGGAGCCGACCGTCGACCTGCTGGTCGACGGCGGCACGCGGCGCAACCGGATGGCGCGCCCGCACCGGCTGCCGCTGGTCGTCCTGGACGACGCGAAGGCCGCCCACACACTGCTGGGCGACCTCCGCGCGGGACGGCACGACGAGCCCTTCCGCGCCGCGTGTCTGGCCGACATGCGGGAGTGGTACGGGCAGATGGCCGACACCGGGGAGCTGGTGCGGCCGCAGGACTGGGACGGGGATCTGCACGCCGAGATCGAACGGGTCGTGCTCGGCGAGGAGAAGCTGTTCGGCGAGCTGGTCCTCGTACCGGAGCGCGGCCGGTTCGCCATCGCCAGGAACCTGCTGTGCGCGCGTACCGAACACGCGCGCCGCGCCGCCCGGTTGCTGCCCGGCATCCAGCCGCGCGAGATGCGGCTGCTGCGGGAGCTGGCGGACGGCGTACAGGCCGGCGCGGGTGCGCGGCCCTGCGCCGGCGCAGAGGCCGGGGAAGGTGTGCCCGCCGGGGCGGGCACACCGCTCAGATAA
- a CDS encoding helix-turn-helix transcriptional regulator, translating to MEQRLRTLHAEEQEVLTQGHSLINQALLWRMREQVHDSHDNVEQLTGSEPVQDTAEELTVLSRREVLTMRPSRPSPPDGIAATRQSELRCLRRGIALRALLHRGALEDKATAAHLTTMIEHGAQVRLLDDRFERMLIFDRKAALVQSDREATPRSALLVRQEGLVRTLYSFFDRCWSQAVDAAPLLLPGHTRTQLDAVQIQVLHAMARAEKDEVGARELGISVRTYRGHVAGLLKHLNATTRFQAALRAREKGLI from the coding sequence GTGGAACAGCGGCTCCGGACACTGCACGCGGAAGAACAGGAGGTACTGACGCAAGGCCACTCGTTGATCAACCAGGCGCTGCTCTGGCGGATGCGGGAGCAGGTGCACGACAGCCACGACAACGTCGAACAACTCACCGGCAGTGAGCCGGTGCAGGACACCGCCGAGGAACTCACCGTGCTCTCCCGGCGCGAGGTGCTGACGATGCGGCCCAGCCGCCCCTCGCCGCCCGACGGCATAGCCGCCACCCGCCAGTCCGAACTGCGCTGCCTGCGCCGCGGGATCGCCCTGCGCGCCCTGCTGCACCGAGGCGCTCTGGAGGACAAGGCGACGGCGGCGCATCTCACCACCATGATCGAACACGGCGCGCAGGTCAGGCTGCTGGACGACCGGTTCGAACGGATGCTGATCTTCGACAGGAAGGCGGCCCTGGTGCAGTCGGACCGCGAGGCCACTCCGCGCAGCGCGCTCCTGGTGCGTCAGGAGGGGCTGGTCCGCACGCTCTACTCGTTCTTCGACCGCTGCTGGTCACAAGCGGTCGACGCGGCGCCCCTGCTGCTCCCCGGGCACACCCGCACCCAGCTCGACGCCGTCCAGATCCAGGTGCTCCATGCCATGGCGCGCGCGGAGAAGGACGAGGTCGGGGCGCGTGAACTGGGCATCTCCGTACGCACGTACCGCGGACATGTCGCCGGGCTGCTGAAGCACCTCAACGCCACCACCCGCTTCCAGGCGGCGCTGAGAGCCAGGGAGAAGGGGCTTATCTGA